The Lactuca sativa cultivar Salinas chromosome 2, Lsat_Salinas_v11, whole genome shotgun sequence genome includes a window with the following:
- the LOC111902742 gene encoding protein RER1A encodes MMDPGAGPTTATPSTDAPPSAGSLHSTDTPAAAVQRWGFVVSQRFQHLLDKSTPFLLYRWIVFFAIAFIYGVRVFFVQGFYVVSYALGIYILNLLIGFLSPQVDPEFQDLSDGPTLPSRSSDEFRPFVRRLPEFKFWYSITKAFCIAFVLTFFSAFDVPVFWPILLFYWVILFALTMKKQILHMVKYKYVPFSFGKQTYNGKRGATSTESTSLLPRD; translated from the exons ATGATGGATCCCGGAGCCGGCCCCACCACAGCAACCCCCAGCACCGACGCTCCCCCATCAGCCGGTTCGCTGCATTCAACGGACACACCTGCAGCAGCCGTGCAACGGTGGGGTTTTGTGGTGTCACAACGCTTTCAACATTTGCTCGACAAGTCAACGCCGTTCTTGCTCTACCGGTGGATCGTTTTCTTTGCCATCGCGTTCATCTATGGCGTCCGCGTGTTTTTTGTGCAAGGGTTTTACGTGGTCTCGTACGCACTCGGGATATACATCCTTAATCTGCTCATAGGGTTTCTATCTCCTCAGGTTGATCCGGAATTCCAAGACCTTTCCGATGGCCCTACTCTTCCCTCTCGGAGCTCCGATGAGTTCCGCCCTTTTGTTCGTCGTCTTCCCGAGTTTAAGTTTTG gTACTCGATAACAAAAGCCTTCTGCATTGCTTTTGTTTTGACATTCTTCAGTGCATTCGATGTGCCTGTTTTTTGGCCTATACTCCTTTTTTACTGGGTCATCTTATTCGCTCTTACCATGAAGAAACAAATACTGCATATGGTCAAATACAAATACGTCCCATTTTCGTTTGGAAAACAG ACTTACAATGGAAAGCGGGGGGCAACATCAACCGAGAGTACAAGTCTTCTTCCTAGAGACTGA
- the LOC111902740 gene encoding UPF0481 protein At3g47200 — MVAVFNKELLSWYLITLKLKETVDAGIPTTSRSINFSGEENQQSYEPLQIDINGGSETIKEGPKSPESEWMITVRERLEVAQKDDVAGTWGKLCIYKVPQYLRDGEDKAYIPNIVSLGPYHHGKKRLRNMDRHKWRAFHQILKRGNQDAKLYIDSIKELEERARACYEGQITISSNEFVEMMVLDGCFALELFRGAAEGFSELGYSRCDPVFAMRGSMHSIQRDMIMLENQIPLFILDRLLGLQFGQPDQKGLVAKLALRFFDPLMPTDEPLTKSHRSKMKSSRGYDVSSAFDPLSDQSYLHCLHVFRQSLLSRGPQMEPRRWIKRWSHSNRVADKRRTQLIHCVTELKEAGMKFKKRKTDRFWDIKFENGVLKIPRLLIHDGTKSLFLNLIAFEQSHLDCGNEITSYVIFMDNLINSPEDVGYLHYSGIFEHWLGSDADVADLFNRLCQEVVFDINNSYLSELSEKVNQFYNHRWNSWRATLIHNYFSNPWAIISFFAAVILLILTATQTVYGVYGYYRPPAS; from the coding sequence ATGGTGGCTGTGTTCAACAAGGAGCTTTTGAGCTGGTATCTAATTACTCTAAAGCTCAAAGAAACTGTCGACGCCGGAATCCCAACCACCAGCCGATCGATCAACTTTTCCGGCGAAGAGAATCAACAGTCATATGAACCACTGCAGATTGATATCAATGGTGGTTCTGAAACCATAAAGGAAGGTCCAAAATCGCCGGAATCGGAATGGATGATCACGGTTAGAGAAAGGCTTGAGGTTGCTCAGAAAGACGACGTCGCCGGAACTTGGGGAAAGCTCTGTATCTATAAAGTTCCTCAGTATTTACGCGATGGTGAAGATAAAGCTTATATTCCAAACATCGTCTCTTTAGGGCCTTACCACCATGGAAAAAAACGCCTGAGAAACATGGATCGCCATAAATGGCGGGCGTTTCACCAGATTCTGAAACGTGGTAATCAAGATGCTAAACTCTACATCGATTCCATTAAAGAACTCGAAGAAAGGGCAAGAGCTTGCTACGAAGGACAGATTACTATCAGCAGTAACGAATTCGTGGAAATGATGGTTCTCGATGGCTGTTTTGCTCTCGAGCTTTTCCGGGGAGCTGCAGAAGGGTTCTCGGAACTCGGTTATTCCCGATGCGATCCGGTTTTTGCAATGCGAGGGTCGATGCATTCGATTCAAAGAGACATGATAATGCTCGAGAATCAGATTCCTTTGTTCATCCTTGACAGATTATTAGGGCTCCAATTCGGTCAGCCGGATCAAAAAGGGTTAGTCGCGAAGCTGGCTTTACGATTCTTCGACCCGTTAATGCCAACCGATGAACCGTTGACGAAAAGCCACCGGAGCAAAATGAAATCGTCTCGAGGGTACGACGTTTCCAGCGCGTTTGACCCGTTATCGGACCAGTCATATCTTCACTGTCTCCATGTTTTCCGGCAGAGTCTATTGAGTAGAGGACCGCAGATGGAGCCAAGAAGATGGATCAAACGGTGGTCGCATAGTAACCGTGTCGCCGATAAACGTAGAACACAGCTCATCCACTGTGTAACCGAGCTTAAAGAAGCCGGAATGAAGTTCAAAAAACGAAAAACCGATCGTTTCTGGGATATTAAATTCGAAAACGGAGTTCTAAAGATCCCCCGGCTGTTAATCCACGATGGGACGAAATCTCTGTTTCTTAATCTGATAGCATTCGAGCAATCGCATTTGGACTGCGGGAATGAGATAACGTCGTATGTGATTTTTATGGATAATTTGATAAACTCGCCGGAGGACGTGGGATACCTCCATTACAGTGGGATTTTTGAGCATTGGTTAGGGAGTGATGCAGATGTAGCAGATCTGTTCAATCGGTTATGTCAGGAGGTGGTTTTCGATATTAATAACAGTTATCTGTCGGAGTTATCGGAGAAGGTGAACCAGTTTTATAATCACCGGTGGAATTCATGGCGAGCGACGTTAATTCATAACTATTTCAGCAATCCTTGGGCTATTATTTCGTTTTTCGCCGCCGTGATTCTGCTCATCCTCACGGCAACACAGACGGTTTACGGTGTTTATGGGTATTACCGGCCACCGGCATCTTGA